In Candidatus Binatus sp., a genomic segment contains:
- a CDS encoding class I SAM-dependent methyltransferase has product MDTATQRKWDSASRSFDFISFGDDHRMGPHKRRLFSKMRGATLMLAAGTGNDFRFFPPKQSFVAIDISPKMLEQAAVKAAAYDGTIDLRELDVCQLPFPDNSFDTVVTVCTFCSVPKPVGGLRELYRILKPGGQILMFEHVRSRIGLIGVFLDLMTPLSSRIGPDLNRDTVGNVQKAGFRIRREENVYLDIVKIIEGVKEPV; this is encoded by the coding sequence ATGGATACAGCTACGCAGCGCAAATGGGATTCGGCCAGCCGCAGCTTTGATTTCATCAGCTTCGGTGACGACCACCGCATGGGTCCGCACAAGCGCCGACTTTTCTCCAAGATGCGCGGAGCTACCCTCATGCTGGCGGCCGGAACCGGAAATGACTTTCGCTTCTTTCCGCCAAAGCAGTCCTTCGTCGCGATTGACATAAGCCCCAAAATGCTGGAACAGGCCGCCGTGAAAGCGGCGGCATATGACGGAACCATAGATCTGCGCGAGCTGGACGTCTGCCAACTGCCGTTCCCGGACAACAGTTTCGACACGGTTGTTACTGTCTGCACGTTCTGTTCGGTGCCGAAACCGGTGGGCGGCCTTCGCGAGCTGTATCGGATACTCAAACCCGGCGGGCAGATCCTGATGTTCGAGCACGTGCGGAGCCGAATCGGACTGATCGGCGTCTTTCTTGACCTGATGACCCCGCTCTCGAGCCGCATCGGCCCGGATCTCAATCGCGATACGGTCGGCAACGTGCAAAAGGCTGGTTTCCGAATTCGGCGGGAAGAGAATGTCTATCTCGACATCGTAAAAATTATCGAGGGGGTCAAAGAGCCGGTTTGA
- a CDS encoding DUF1646 family protein has product MNHASAAAVLVLLLFGPLAIAKIEHNIELYCLALGVLATILGTGFTRELISEALHEPVAISVAVIIAALLFGWTRRRLDRVFNRLRKRVSRPVLTAAAIFAIASISSVITAIVGALVLVEVIGLLHFTRDKRVRVTVAGCFAIGLGASLTPLGEPLSTLAARALNLGFFGLFDLLAPWVFPGVLASSIVAGAFARGEYDEAPAGAHVRQSYSAIFVQAGKVFAFVAGLVLISSAYGPIANEYVSKMSNDLLFWANTVSAALDNATLVALEVHRMTLPRAREAILALLVSGGMLIPGNIPNIVSAGALRIRSGAWAKIGVPMGLIMLGIYFAVIKLLG; this is encoded by the coding sequence ATGAATCACGCGTCTGCCGCCGCAGTTCTCGTCCTGCTCCTGTTCGGACCGCTCGCGATCGCGAAGATCGAGCACAATATCGAGCTCTACTGCCTCGCGCTCGGCGTGCTTGCGACCATCCTTGGGACCGGCTTCACGCGGGAGTTGATTTCAGAGGCGTTGCACGAGCCGGTCGCTATCAGCGTCGCCGTGATAATCGCCGCTCTCCTGTTCGGATGGACGCGGCGCCGGCTCGACCGGGTCTTCAACCGGCTGCGCAAGCGAGTATCGCGGCCGGTGCTGACCGCCGCGGCGATTTTCGCGATCGCATCCATCTCCAGCGTCATCACCGCGATCGTCGGCGCCTTGGTGCTGGTCGAGGTGATCGGCCTGCTACATTTCACACGCGACAAGCGGGTGCGCGTGACGGTTGCGGGATGCTTCGCGATCGGCTTGGGCGCGTCGTTGACGCCGCTGGGCGAGCCGCTCTCGACGCTCGCCGCGCGGGCGCTCAATCTGGGCTTCTTCGGGCTGTTCGATTTGCTGGCGCCGTGGGTATTTCCGGGCGTGCTTGCGAGTTCGATCGTCGCGGGCGCATTTGCCCGCGGTGAATACGACGAGGCGCCCGCGGGTGCGCACGTGCGCCAATCCTACAGCGCGATTTTCGTTCAAGCGGGCAAGGTGTTTGCGTTCGTCGCGGGCCTGGTGCTGATCAGCAGCGCTTACGGCCCGATTGCGAATGAGTACGTCAGCAAAATGAGCAACGATCTTTTGTTCTGGGCCAATACCGTGTCCGCCGCGCTCGACAATGCGACCCTGGTCGCGCTCGAAGTCCATCGCATGACCCTCCCGCGCGCGCGCGAAGCGATTCTGGCGCTGCTGGTTTCCGGGGGGATGCTGATACCGGGCAATATCCCCAACATCGTGAGCGCGGGGGCGCTCAGAATCAGGAGCGGCGCGTGGGCGAAGATTGGCGTGCCGATGGGATTGATCATGCTAGGCATCTATTTTGCTGTGATTAAATTGTTGGGCTGA
- the glnA gene encoding type I glutamate--ammonia ligase — protein sequence MTPKQVLQMIKDKGVVMVDVKFIDLLGTWQHFTAPISEFKDEAAFDEGLGFDGSSIRGWQTIDSSDMLVIPDPDTAVMDPFTKDPTLSIIANISDPITRADYTRDPRNISRKAEAYLKTTGIGDTAFFGPEPEFFIFDSLRYDTTQNSSYYYIDSNEGNWNSGREGAVKEGANLGFKVKNKAGYFPVPPVDTLQDIRTEMVLEMERVGIRVEKQHHEVATAGQAEIDMRFQPLTKMADWLTWFKYIVKNVAVRHGMTATFMPKPIFGDNGTGMHTHQSIWKGETPLFAGNGYAGMSELAMHYIAGILHHAPTIAAFTNPGTNSYRRLVPGFEAPINLAYSSRNRSASVRIPMYSPSPKAKRIEVRFPDPTCNPYIAFSAMLMAGLDGIQRRLDPGQPLDKDIYALTPAELAEVPSMPASLEESLDNLKKDHEFLLKGDVFTEDLIETWIEYKMANEVSAIRLRPHPYEFALYYDA from the coding sequence ATGACGCCTAAACAAGTTCTGCAAATGATCAAGGATAAGGGCGTGGTGATGGTCGATGTGAAATTCATCGATCTGCTCGGCACGTGGCAGCATTTCACTGCTCCGATCTCCGAGTTCAAGGATGAAGCGGCTTTCGATGAAGGGCTGGGCTTCGACGGGTCGTCGATTCGCGGCTGGCAGACGATCGACAGCAGCGACATGCTGGTGATTCCCGATCCGGATACGGCAGTGATGGATCCTTTCACCAAGGATCCCACGCTGAGCATCATCGCCAACATCTCCGATCCCATTACCCGCGCCGACTACACCCGCGACCCGCGCAACATCTCGCGCAAGGCCGAGGCTTATTTGAAGACCACCGGCATCGGCGACACGGCGTTCTTCGGACCCGAACCGGAGTTTTTCATCTTCGACTCGCTGCGCTACGACACCACGCAGAATTCGAGCTACTACTACATCGACTCGAACGAAGGTAACTGGAACAGCGGGCGCGAGGGCGCGGTCAAGGAAGGCGCGAACCTCGGCTTCAAGGTCAAGAACAAAGCCGGCTACTTCCCGGTCCCGCCGGTGGACACCCTGCAGGACATCCGCACCGAGATGGTGCTCGAAATGGAGCGGGTCGGTATCCGCGTCGAGAAGCAGCATCACGAAGTCGCCACGGCCGGCCAGGCTGAAATCGACATGCGCTTTCAGCCGCTGACCAAAATGGCCGACTGGCTGACCTGGTTCAAATACATCGTCAAGAATGTCGCGGTGCGCCACGGGATGACGGCGACCTTCATGCCCAAGCCGATCTTCGGCGACAACGGCACCGGCATGCACACCCATCAGAGCATCTGGAAGGGTGAGACGCCGCTGTTCGCGGGCAACGGCTACGCGGGGATGTCGGAACTTGCGATGCACTACATCGCGGGCATCCTGCATCACGCGCCGACGATCGCGGCCTTCACCAATCCGGGCACGAACTCGTATCGCCGGCTGGTGCCGGGCTTCGAGGCGCCGATCAACCTGGCGTATTCGTCGCGCAACCGCTCGGCCTCGGTGCGAATCCCGATGTATTCGCCGTCGCCGAAGGCCAAGCGAATCGAAGTGCGGTTCCCCGACCCGACCTGCAATCCGTATATCGCGTTCTCCGCGATGCTGATGGCGGGGCTCGACGGAATTCAGCGCCGGCTCGATCCGGGCCAGCCGCTCGACAAGGACATCTACGCACTTACGCCGGCCGAGCTGGCCGAGGTGCCGAGCATGCCCGCGTCGCTCGAGGAATCACTGGACAACCTGAAGAAGGATCACGAGTTCCTGCTCAAGGGCGACGTCTTTACGGAGGACCTGATCGAGACCTGGATCGAATACAAGATGGCGAACGAAGTCAGCGCGATTCGTCTGCGGCCGCATCCGTACGAATTCGCGCTCTACTACGACGCGTAA
- a CDS encoding DUF3458 domain-containing protein, producing the protein MHKPRFLDQLAMELGDRDAFSVAFARGRRAFQPDHVEAKWARDRAANINHIKLEVALDFDAKKITGTATHRLSAIAGPLERLEFDAAELAINAVRAGGEPATFETADGKLRIALPRALGAGEEIEIAIDYAGQPRRGLYFVGPDPEYPNKPRQAWTQGEDEDSRYWFPCYDYPNNRTTSEVVATVPEQFTAISNGALVGTSFDATAKTRTFHWRHEVPHSAYLITLAAGEFTMIEERAGSVPVTYYVAPGREDDARRAFGNTPKMIQFFERVIGVAYPYAKYAQVAVSDFIFGGMENTSATTQTADTLHDARAHLDFKSDLLVAHELAHQWWGDLLTCRDWAHAWLNEGFATYFEALWCEENLGADEFAWNVRQDREAYLDEDANHYRRPIVCNRYRTPIELFDRHLYEKGSLVLHMLRRVSGDDLFFKSLNLYCTRHRGANVITQDLQRAFEDTTGRNLDFFFDQWVYKEGHPEIEVSSAFDDKKKLLSVTVKQTHKTGDTIVSAFSFPVTIALMDAEGRETRQRVEIKDREQVFNFVMDKAPKAVRFDPEHDIVKTLKHKRGREALEAELRHAPEAIGRGAAARELGAEGSPQATAALRDAMLTDKFWGVQADAATALGTIRTTAALDALLEGLKLPHPKARRAVVRALGNFRGDEKAASALAGIAATGDESYFVEAEAVLALGKTRDERAFAHLLEALGRDSYLEVIRTHAIAGMAELRDERAIDVAREFSAYGRPPRARVAALGALARFAALKDNRRAEILDFMTPFADDREFMVRMRIPSAFAEIGDLRALPALRRLADRDLDGRVQRHANDAIASIGEGRSRVEEGQRLREDIDKLRDDNQKLQERLEKVEALARDKPVDQG; encoded by the coding sequence ATGCACAAGCCGCGATTTCTCGATCAATTGGCGATGGAGCTTGGCGATCGCGACGCCTTCAGCGTCGCCTTCGCCCGTGGACGACGCGCGTTTCAGCCGGATCACGTCGAGGCAAAATGGGCGCGAGATCGCGCCGCCAACATCAATCATATCAAGCTCGAAGTCGCACTCGACTTCGACGCGAAAAAGATCACCGGCACCGCGACCCATCGACTCTCCGCGATCGCCGGCCCTCTCGAGCGCCTCGAATTCGACGCCGCTGAACTCGCGATCAACGCCGTCCGCGCGGGCGGCGAGCCCGCGACCTTCGAGACCGCCGACGGCAAGCTGCGGATCGCGCTGCCGCGCGCTCTGGGAGCCGGCGAAGAAATCGAGATCGCGATCGACTACGCGGGTCAGCCGCGCCGCGGACTCTATTTTGTCGGCCCCGACCCGGAGTATCCGAACAAGCCCCGGCAAGCCTGGACCCAGGGCGAAGACGAGGACTCGCGCTACTGGTTCCCCTGCTACGACTACCCCAACAATCGAACCACCAGCGAAGTCGTCGCCACCGTACCTGAACAATTCACCGCGATTTCCAACGGCGCGCTGGTCGGCACATCCTTCGACGCCACGGCGAAGACCCGCACCTTCCACTGGCGTCATGAGGTGCCGCACTCCGCATATCTGATCACGCTGGCCGCCGGTGAGTTCACGATGATCGAGGAGCGGGCCGGCAGCGTCCCCGTCACCTACTACGTTGCGCCCGGCCGCGAGGACGACGCGCGCCGCGCGTTTGGCAACACGCCGAAGATGATCCAGTTTTTCGAGCGCGTGATCGGCGTCGCCTATCCTTACGCCAAGTATGCGCAGGTCGCGGTCAGCGATTTTATTTTCGGCGGGATGGAAAACACCTCGGCGACCACGCAAACCGCCGACACTCTGCACGACGCGCGCGCGCATCTCGACTTCAAGAGCGATCTGCTGGTCGCGCACGAGCTCGCTCATCAATGGTGGGGCGACTTGCTGACCTGCCGCGATTGGGCGCACGCGTGGCTCAACGAGGGCTTCGCGACTTACTTCGAGGCGCTCTGGTGCGAAGAGAATCTCGGCGCCGACGAGTTCGCGTGGAATGTCCGGCAGGATCGCGAAGCCTATCTCGACGAGGACGCCAATCACTACCGCCGCCCGATCGTATGCAACCGCTATCGCACGCCGATCGAGTTGTTCGATCGCCATCTCTACGAAAAAGGCAGCCTGGTCCTGCACATGCTCCGCCGTGTCAGCGGCGACGATCTGTTCTTCAAGTCGCTCAACCTCTATTGCACCCGGCATCGCGGCGCCAACGTCATCACCCAGGATCTGCAGCGCGCGTTCGAGGACACCACCGGCCGCAACCTCGACTTTTTCTTCGACCAGTGGGTATACAAGGAAGGGCATCCCGAAATCGAAGTCTCCAGCGCCTTCGACGACAAGAAAAAACTGCTCAGCGTCACGGTCAAGCAGACGCACAAGACCGGCGACACGATTGTTTCCGCGTTCAGCTTTCCCGTCACGATTGCGCTGATGGACGCCGAGGGCCGTGAAACGCGCCAGCGCGTGGAAATAAAGGACCGCGAGCAGGTCTTCAATTTCGTCATGGACAAGGCGCCCAAGGCGGTGCGCTTCGATCCCGAACACGACATAGTGAAGACCCTCAAGCACAAGCGCGGACGCGAGGCGCTCGAAGCCGAACTGCGCCACGCTCCCGAAGCGATCGGCCGTGGCGCAGCCGCTCGCGAGCTCGGCGCCGAGGGCAGCCCGCAAGCCACCGCGGCACTGCGCGACGCAATGCTCACCGACAAGTTCTGGGGCGTGCAGGCCGATGCAGCCACCGCGCTCGGTACAATTCGCACGACCGCCGCCCTCGACGCGCTGCTCGAAGGACTCAAGCTGCCGCATCCCAAGGCGCGGCGCGCCGTCGTGCGCGCGCTCGGCAATTTTCGCGGCGACGAAAAAGCGGCGTCTGCGCTCGCCGGCATCGCCGCCACTGGCGACGAAAGCTACTTTGTCGAGGCCGAGGCGGTCCTCGCGCTCGGCAAGACGCGCGATGAACGCGCCTTCGCCCATCTGCTCGAGGCGCTTGGACGCGACTCGTATCTCGAAGTGATACGAACGCACGCGATAGCCGGGATGGCCGAGCTGCGCGACGAGCGCGCGATCGATGTCGCCCGCGAATTCTCGGCGTACGGCCGGCCGCCGCGGGCGCGCGTGGCCGCGCTGGGCGCGCTGGCGCGATTTGCGGCGCTCAAAGACAACCGGCGCGCCGAAATTCTCGATTTCATGACTCCGTTCGCCGACGATCGCGAGTTCATGGTGCGGATGCGTATCCCGTCCGCTTTCGCCGAGATCGGCGATCTGCGTGCGCTACCCGCTCTGCGACGCCTGGCCGATCGCGACCTCGACGGCCGCGTGCAGCGCCATGCCAACGACGCGATCGCATCGATCGGCGAGGGCCGCAGCCGCGTCGAGGAAGGGCAAAGATTGCGCGAAGACATCGACAAGCTTCGCGACGACAATCAGAAGCTGCAGGAGCGGCTCGAAAAAGTCGAAGCGCTCGCACGCGACAAGCCGGTCGATCAAGGCTGA
- a CDS encoding alpha-amylase family glycosyl hydrolase: protein MIVQNPNPGWWRRAVFYQIYPRSFADSNGDGIGDLDGVTAHLDYLNDGTPNSLGIDAIWLNPINPSPLDDWGYDISDYCGIHPELGDLAAFDRLIAQAHRRSIRVIVDLVPNHTSNQHPWFVESRASHSNPKRDWYIWIPGTPDRPPSNWQSYFGGDAWKYDPATASWYLHTFLEQQPDLNYRNPEVVEAIHGAVRFWLDRGADGFRIDVIQGLIKDDQLRDNPVRVERDPDIPWYAEGTQDPLYSSDRPEVHEIIRGLRRVTDSYEDRMMVGETWPREQERLADYLRPDELQLGFNFRFLLARYDARRFRAAIELTEKSFGAGAWPTWTLSNHDFPRHISRYSQAGDGDARARVAAVMMLALRGTPFIYYGEEIGMRDAEIPADRIHDPVGRDGCRSPMQWSGARNGGFSASARTWLPCGDFKAVNVARQMSDPHSMLSLYRRLIQLRKSTPALVEGSYRAFDSAPEDCLVFHRDTPAQHIVVALNFTAEPREIDLPAGKILLSTSAARPAGSAKYPLTLAANEAVIVETG, encoded by the coding sequence GTGATCGTACAAAACCCGAATCCTGGGTGGTGGCGGCGCGCCGTCTTCTATCAGATCTATCCGCGCTCGTTTGCCGATTCGAACGGAGACGGCATCGGCGATCTCGACGGCGTCACCGCGCATCTCGACTATCTCAATGACGGCACGCCCAACTCGCTCGGCATCGACGCCATCTGGCTGAACCCCATCAATCCGTCGCCGCTCGACGACTGGGGCTACGACATCAGCGACTATTGCGGCATCCACCCGGAGCTCGGCGATCTCGCCGCCTTCGATCGCCTGATCGCACAGGCGCATCGGCGCTCAATCCGCGTGATCGTCGATCTGGTGCCCAACCATACCTCGAATCAGCATCCATGGTTCGTCGAGTCGCGCGCGTCGCACAGCAATCCCAAACGCGACTGGTACATCTGGATTCCCGGAACGCCGGATCGTCCGCCCAGCAACTGGCAGAGCTACTTCGGCGGCGATGCGTGGAAGTACGACCCCGCCACCGCGTCATGGTACTTGCACACGTTCCTCGAGCAGCAGCCCGACCTGAATTATCGAAATCCAGAAGTGGTCGAGGCAATTCACGGCGCCGTCCGCTTCTGGCTCGATCGCGGCGCTGACGGTTTTCGCATCGACGTAATCCAGGGGCTCATCAAGGACGACCAGCTGCGCGACAATCCCGTGCGCGTCGAGCGCGACCCCGACATCCCGTGGTATGCGGAAGGCACGCAGGATCCGCTCTACAGTTCGGACCGGCCCGAGGTTCACGAAATCATTCGCGGGTTGCGCCGCGTCACCGACAGTTACGAAGATCGGATGATGGTCGGCGAGACGTGGCCGCGCGAGCAGGAACGGCTGGCGGACTATCTGCGGCCCGACGAGCTTCAGCTCGGGTTCAACTTTCGCTTTCTGCTTGCGCGCTACGACGCGCGCCGCTTCCGCGCCGCGATCGAGCTGACTGAAAAATCCTTCGGGGCCGGCGCGTGGCCCACCTGGACGCTCTCGAATCACGATTTCCCGCGCCATATCTCGCGCTACTCGCAAGCTGGCGACGGTGACGCACGCGCCCGCGTCGCGGCGGTGATGATGCTGGCATTGCGCGGCACGCCCTTCATTTACTACGGCGAAGAAATCGGGATGCGCGACGCGGAAATTCCCGCCGATCGCATACACGATCCGGTCGGACGCGACGGTTGCCGCTCGCCGATGCAATGGTCGGGCGCCCGCAATGGCGGATTCTCCGCGAGCGCGAGGACCTGGCTGCCGTGCGGAGACTTCAAGGCCGTCAACGTCGCACGCCAGATGAGCGATCCGCACTCGATGCTCTCGCTCTATCGCCGGCTGATCCAACTGCGCAAATCAACGCCGGCGCTGGTCGAGGGCAGCTATCGCGCCTTCGATAGCGCGCCCGAAGATTGCCTGGTGTTCCATCGCGATACGCCCGCGCAGCACATTGTCGTCGCCCTGAATTTCACCGCCGAGCCGCGCGAGATCGATTTGCCCGCCGGCAAAATCCTGTTGAGCACGAGCGCCGCCCGCCCGGCCGGGTCCGCGAAATACCCCCTGACGCTCGCCGCAAACGAAGCCGTCATCGTGGAAACCGGCTGA
- a CDS encoding DUF2007 domain-containing protein translates to MPGIEPPDPSELEEVFASIDPTPVRMAHDYLNEAGIESFVFDAGSSRLLGMTAAVPTRLMVHRDAAKDARDRLNDLGFTDK, encoded by the coding sequence ATGCCCGGAATAGAACCGCCCGACCCTTCCGAACTCGAGGAAGTATTCGCCAGCATCGATCCGACACCGGTCCGGATGGCTCACGACTACCTTAACGAAGCCGGGATCGAATCATTCGTCTTTGACGCCGGATCGTCGCGGCTGCTCGGCATGACCGCCGCGGTCCCGACCCGCCTGATGGTTCACCGCGACGCCGCCAAGGATGCGCGCGACCGCCTGAACGATCTCGGCTTCACGGACAAGTGA
- a CDS encoding DedA family protein: protein MLNKIVSGISVFIIATISALGYGGVVLMMAIESACIPLPSEIIMPFSGYLVATGRFGLNMVAIAGAAGCLLGSYVAYFAGAWGGRPFIERYGRYALIAEHELDTADRFFARWGSHTVFWSRMLPVVRTFIAFPAGVSRMKLVPFTIYTLLGSYIWCLALAYGGMKLGQHWKDLAPYFHRFDALIAILLIVGCAAVIYNRVKVIASASNCAD from the coding sequence ATGCTCAATAAAATAGTTTCCGGGATCTCGGTTTTCATCATCGCGACGATATCCGCGCTCGGCTACGGCGGGGTTGTCCTGATGATGGCGATCGAAAGCGCATGCATCCCGCTGCCCTCCGAAATCATCATGCCGTTCTCGGGCTACCTGGTCGCCACCGGCCGCTTCGGTCTGAATATGGTCGCGATAGCGGGCGCGGCCGGATGCCTGCTCGGCTCGTACGTCGCGTATTTCGCCGGCGCCTGGGGCGGCCGTCCTTTCATCGAGCGCTACGGCCGTTACGCCCTCATCGCTGAGCACGAACTCGACACCGCCGACCGCTTTTTCGCGCGATGGGGTTCGCACACCGTCTTCTGGAGCCGCATGCTGCCGGTGGTGCGCACCTTTATCGCGTTTCCCGCGGGAGTGTCGCGGATGAAACTCGTCCCGTTCACCATCTACACGCTGCTCGGGTCATACATATGGTGTCTCGCGCTAGCCTATGGCGGGATGAAACTCGGGCAGCACTGGAAGGATCTCGCGCCGTATTTTCATCGCTTCGACGCTTTGATCGCGATACTTCTGATAGTGGGATGTGCCGCGGTCATCTATAATCGGGTCAAGGTAATCGCGTCCGCATCGAATTGCGCCGATTGA
- a CDS encoding citrate synthase, whose protein sequence is MANNTLTITDNRTGKKYEIPIEEGEVIRAMDLRQIKTAAADFGLMTYDPSFGNTASCRSRVTFIDGDKGILRYRGYPIEELAEKSNYLETAYLIVKGELPDQAHYERWKHNITIHTMVHENIKMFMEGFRYDSHPMGMLLSTVGALSTFYPDASDIHDLESRRLQTRRLIGKMPTLAAFAYRHTRGLPYVYPDNELSYTGNLLAMLFKMTELKYKPNPVLERALDVLFILHADHEQNCSTNAMRAVGSSQPDPYACAAAAIGALYGPLHGGANEAAIRMLMEIGSVSAIPALIKKVKEGERRLMGFGHRVYKNYDPRAKILKDFAAQVFEVTGRNPLIDIAVELERIALQDDYFISHKLYPNVDFYSGIIYQAMGFPMTMFPVLFAIPRMSGWMAQWAEMVRDPEQKIARPRQVYIGESTRHYSPIQSRPKPTVHEDAVSEAI, encoded by the coding sequence ATGGCAAACAATACGTTGACAATTACCGACAATCGCACCGGCAAGAAATACGAGATACCGATCGAGGAGGGCGAAGTTATTCGCGCGATGGACTTGCGTCAAATCAAGACCGCCGCCGCCGACTTCGGCCTGATGACCTATGATCCGTCGTTCGGCAACACGGCGTCGTGCCGCAGCCGGGTCACGTTCATCGACGGCGACAAGGGCATACTGCGCTATCGCGGTTATCCGATCGAAGAACTCGCCGAGAAAAGCAACTACCTCGAGACCGCGTACCTGATCGTCAAGGGTGAGCTGCCGGACCAGGCGCACTACGAGCGCTGGAAGCACAACATCACGATTCACACGATGGTGCACGAGAATATCAAGATGTTCATGGAGGGCTTCCGCTACGACTCGCATCCGATGGGAATGCTGCTCAGTACGGTCGGCGCGCTCTCGACCTTTTATCCCGACGCCAGCGATATTCACGACCTCGAATCGCGCCGGCTGCAGACCCGCCGCCTCATCGGCAAGATGCCGACGCTGGCGGCGTTCGCGTATCGGCATACCCGGGGACTTCCTTACGTCTATCCCGACAACGAGCTTAGCTACACCGGCAATCTGCTTGCGATGCTGTTCAAAATGACCGAGCTCAAGTACAAGCCCAACCCGGTGCTCGAGCGCGCGCTCGACGTGCTCTTCATCCTGCACGCGGATCACGAGCAGAACTGCTCCACCAATGCGATGCGCGCGGTGGGCAGCTCGCAGCCCGATCCCTACGCCTGCGCGGCGGCTGCTATCGGAGCGCTTTATGGCCCCCTGCATGGCGGCGCGAACGAAGCTGCTATCCGGATGCTTATGGAAATCGGTTCCGTGTCGGCCATTCCCGCGCTGATCAAGAAGGTCAAGGAGGGCGAGCGCCGGCTGATGGGCTTTGGCCATCGAGTGTACAAGAACTACGATCCGCGCGCGAAAATCCTCAAGGATTTTGCGGCGCAGGTGTTCGAGGTGACCGGCCGCAATCCGCTGATCGATATCGCGGTAGAGCTGGAACGAATCGCGCTCCAGGACGACTATTTCATCTCGCACAAGTTGTATCCCAACGTCGATTTCTATTCGGGGATAATCTACCAGGCGATGGGCTTCCCGATGACGATGTTCCCGGTGTTGTTCGCGATCCCGCGCATGTCCGGATGGATGGCGCAATGGGCCGAGATGGTGCGCGATCCCGAACAGAAGATCGCGCGGCCGCGTCAGGTTTATATCGGCGAATCGACGCGGCACTACAGCCCGATACAATCGCGGCCCAAGCCGACAGTGCACGAAGACGCGGTTAGCGAGGCAATCTAG
- a CDS encoding PDZ domain-containing protein, with the protein MTLEEALRQFARKRAEAGADTKEETAPATNARFAAISATVKREGDATAGLDLKPADEGANASARRNAANAGMPAGEEIVALIGGTSRTLEQLEQLEAAEKAYQEDFPASAPDNAEVADGSEVGEAGGVAVAGRHALIGDYAFTATGAALMLLVAFLIARVPIVNNQPGLVAHTIAMPALKASSLMSAHELITTFVIIPNTDVQLASAGSRLKSDKLEARIKDTLKLRAFPDIGVSVSKTGDVYLAGEVYSLDEARKIRQIVHRVDGVNRVHFLHPDVRPVDGPGYFGVTAASAPEVWGAKVQAVFIGSPADKAGIKRGDVISEVDGKTIPDAQTLNDLLAHYSPGQRVQFRAWHDGHPEYLVARLGEATTVASR; encoded by the coding sequence TTGACGCTCGAAGAAGCGCTCAGGCAGTTTGCGCGCAAGAGGGCCGAAGCTGGCGCAGACACAAAGGAAGAGACCGCACCGGCCACCAACGCTCGCTTCGCTGCCATTTCGGCCACGGTCAAGCGTGAGGGCGATGCGACTGCCGGGCTCGACCTCAAGCCGGCAGATGAGGGCGCGAATGCCTCCGCTCGGCGCAACGCAGCGAACGCCGGGATGCCGGCGGGCGAGGAGATCGTCGCGCTGATCGGAGGCACTTCGCGTACGCTCGAGCAGCTCGAGCAACTCGAGGCCGCTGAGAAAGCCTACCAGGAAGATTTTCCCGCGAGCGCGCCAGACAATGCCGAGGTCGCAGACGGTTCGGAAGTTGGCGAAGCGGGCGGGGTGGCAGTCGCGGGCCGCCATGCCCTCATTGGCGACTACGCGTTCACCGCGACGGGCGCCGCCCTGATGCTGTTGGTGGCGTTCCTGATCGCTCGCGTGCCAATCGTCAATAACCAACCAGGATTGGTGGCGCATACGATCGCGATGCCGGCGCTGAAGGCATCCTCGCTGATGAGCGCGCACGAGCTGATAACGACTTTCGTCATAATCCCGAACACCGACGTCCAACTGGCGTCGGCTGGGTCCAGGCTCAAATCCGACAAGCTCGAGGCCCGAATCAAGGACACGCTCAAGTTGCGCGCCTTCCCCGATATCGGCGTGTCCGTGTCGAAGACGGGTGATGTGTATCTGGCGGGCGAAGTTTATAGCCTGGATGAGGCACGCAAGATCAGGCAAATCGTGCACCGCGTGGACGGGGTGAATCGGGTTCATTTTCTGCATCCCGACGTTCGACCGGTCGATGGTCCCGGATACTTCGGTGTGACGGCGGCGTCGGCGCCCGAAGTCTGGGGAGCGAAGGTGCAAGCCGTGTTCATCGGGTCGCCGGCGGATAAGGCAGGAATCAAGCGGGGCGATGTGATCAGCGAGGTTGACGGGAAAACGATTCCCGACGCGCAAACATTGAACGATCTCCTCGCGCACTATTCTCCCGGCCAGCGCGTGCAATTCCGCGCGTGGCATGACGGCCATCCCGAGTATCTGGTGGCGCGCTTGGGCGAGGCGACGACGGTGGCGAGCCGGTAG